The DNA region ttccacctctccttagCCCGAGACAGAAATATCTCAAACAACTCTACAATAGCAGACACAATCAACAATACTGTGGTTAATTATAGTTTATCCAGATTATATACTGCTACTGGTCGTTCAACAGACTATGTGGGCGGTAGGATGGCCGTCATTGTTATAGTAGGCAACTGCTTAGATTGTATACATTAAAAGCTGCTGTAACAGTGAATATTAGCAAACAGGCTGTGAGAACGGAGAGGGGGGAGGTTTGGATAGACAGCATTAAGTAGAGTGTTGTGTTTTTACCGGGGGTGATGTTGAGCTCGTTGCCGATGGCCAGGCTCCAGACACGTCCTCGGACGCTGGGAGGAAGGCCCTGCCACCAGAGCTCTCTGACCCGACGCGTGTTACGCCTGCCAGGGGACACAACACACGTCTGTCATTCCGGAGGAACTTTAACCGTGTTAAAACTATGGTAGAGTATCAGAATAGTCTATAtatatgtcagtggaggctgccgagacaacggctcataataatggctggaatggagagCATGGAATGTtttcaaacacatgaaaaccacGTGTTTgttaccattccatttattctgttccattactatgagctgtcctcccctcagccgCCTCCACTGTTCTATGTACATTTGACAACACAACCCATTTCAGCTTCTGGTAGTCCTTTGTTTCAAGTGAAAATAATGTTCAGGAGGATCATTTGTGACAAATCAAGATGTCtgctgtagctcagttggtagagcatggcactttcaATGCCAGAATGGTGTGTTTGATTCCCaagaccacccatatgtaaaatgtatgcacgcattaATAAGTTGCTTtgtataaaagtgtctgctaaatggcatatattatatagTATCAAGTGTTTGTGCTGGACGATAAAAGGCATTAAAACGGTACTGATCCCCTCAGTGTAGGGAATACTGACATGCAGTCCcagttgggcaggacgtcattGTTCCAGATGACCATGGCGTTGGCGATGCTGTCCTCCTGTTTAAACCTCTCCTTCATCCGACGCTTCTTCTTCTGGGCCTCCTTCAGCTctgacagagaaaagagagagaatgggttaaGTGTGTGTTAAAGTTCAATTAAACTTCATGGTCCCAATTGGTTTGGCAGCAAAGGAGCATAAAAACAACATTCAACATACATTTGAAGTGGGAAGTGTATATACatcttagcaaaatacatttaaacacagtttttcatcattcctgacatttaatccaagtaaaaattcttttttaggtcagttaggatcaccactttattttaagaatgtgaaatgtcagaataatagtagagagaatgatttatttaagcttcaatttctttcatcacattcccagtgggtcagacgtttacatacactcaattagtatttggtagcattgcctttaattgtttaacttgggtcaaacattttgggtagccttccacaataagttgggtgaattttatcccactcctcctgacagagctggtataactgagtcaggtttgtaggcctccttgctcacacacgctttttcagttctgcccacacattttctataggattgaggtcagggctttgagatggccactccaataccttgacttcgttgtccttaagccattttgcatcaactttggaagtatgcttggggtcattgtccatttggaagacacatttgctgccaagctttaactttctgactgatgtcttgagatgttgcttcaatatatccacataattttcctccctcatgacgccatctattttgtgaagtgcaccagtcccttctgcagcaaagcacccccacaacatgatgctgccacccccgtgcttcacggttgggatggtgttcttcgggttgcaagcctccccctttttcctccaaacataacaaggtcattatggtcaaactgTTCCATtgctgtttcatcagaccagaggacatttctccaaaaagtatgatctttgtctccatgtgcagttgtaaactgtagtctggcttttttatgtcggttttggatcagtggcttcttccttgctgagcggcctttcaggttatgtcgatataggattcgttttactgtggatatagatacttttgtacctgtttcctccagcattttcacaaggtcctttgctgatgttctgggattgatttgcacttttcgcaccaaagtacgttcatctctaggagacagaacgagtctccttcctgagcggtatgacggctgtgcgATCATCCGGTCAACAACATTATCAACGTGctgacaaaaacaaaaaacagcaaCATATTACCACCGTCATACTCATCCCTAGCCTATCACAGTCTCTTCCCAGTATTTAAAAAAAGCAATGGCCATAGGGGCGAAGGAGTGCTTGTACCGGTTAGTCTTAACAGTGGGGCTCTATACTGGGAGCCAGAGAGTAGGACCTGGGGCCAGTTGCATAAAACGTAAGTTAACGCCCCCCTTATCTTATCCCTTAAAAGTTTCCTTAACTTTAAACCAGTTGCACTAAACCTTTTAAGGAGAATTTCCCCCTTAAATTAAGTGAAACAGTTAAGGGTGCCCATGAGGTCCCTTAACGGCTTCATTCAGTATGGAtttcaatgtaaacagcatttgTGGAGGTGAATGTTGCTTTCATCTGCCCTGGTTACAAAAGGAAAACGTCCAGCAGCTAGCTACTTAGATAAACAATGGAAGGTACGCAATCCATAGCTACAACACGTGTTACTGTCTTCTGTATCGTTTCGCCCCTCTTAAAATGCAGAAGCTCTATTTTTTCGATATCGCATAATAAATGTGATCTCTTCAATGAGACCTTCAGTCAGTGAAATCAGGTCCCCTCCATAGTAACCAGTGACTCTTTCTGCCGTACATTCCCTCAAAGTACCATAAAACCCTTAAGTTATGCCCTTACCTAAGGAAATGTTTGAGCGGCTCTATGCAACACCCTTAAAAAAATTCCCTTAGGTAAGGGAACATAATTCTCTAAGGTAAACCCTTAaatctgcattgcttgttgtttggggttttaggctgggcttctgtataagcacttttattattattttttacttaactaggcaagtcagttaagaacaaattcgtatttaatATAACGGCCaatcccggacgacgctgggccgattgtgcgccgccctatgggactcccaatcacggacggatgtgatacagcctggattcaaaccagggactgagatgcagtaccttagcccgctgcgccactcggaagcagagatgtaaaaagggctttaagtacatttgatttgatgttttatGCAACTGGGCCCTGGACTTCATGGTGTAGGGGGGGGTGGGCACAGTCAGACAGGATGGATTCAGTCTTCCTCACCACTTGTCTGTTGTTCAGATCAGACAGACTCCTCTGCTGGACTCCCCATCATCTTACTGCCCACTTTCACTATTCTAGATAGATATTTTTTGCTTTTACACCAAGGTTGACGTACCAACAAATCATAGAAAATGTTAATACAGACTACGTATGACTTATAAAACAGTCATCAAGGTCCTGTCGACCGGGAACTTTGGCAGGTTTCCAGAGACAGAAAATGCACTGCTGGACTTTCATACACATAAGTGTTACACTCAAAGTTCAATGTATTATCAATAATTTTGCCAAGATACTTGTAGTTGTCTATAGTGTCTACCACCTGGCCCTTAGTGTTCTGAAATCAATACACATACTAAATCTTTGGTTGTCACATTCAGTTGTAAGAATGCACTGGCACACCAATGCACTAAATCATCAACAACAAGGCTGTGGGCAGTTTCATTAGCATGAAGGAGACGGACTATTAGAGTCATCCTCAAACTTCAATATCGGTTCTCTTACTGGCTACGACAATCAACAGTGTACAGGATATAGAGGAGTGGTGAGAGGACACACCCCTTTGGGTGTTGTTGATGACAGCTCCCTGACAGGCACAGTCACCCTCTGGGTGTGTGTAGACAGTTAAAACCGTGGTTAGCACATACCTCTCCTCTTGGCTCCTGCCACCATCTCGTCATACTCTTGTTTGTGACGCATGGCCTCCTCAACAGACTTGGCAGGAAGGTTCCTGAACAGAGGGGACGAGATGGATGCCTTCAGAGAGAGGTGTGTGGTTTGGGCATACACACGGGCCATACAGAGTATCAGGAATTACATGTGCATGGTGTTTAGATAAGATTAATGTGCATTCCAGGAAAACAGGCCATCCCCCTGTATGAGGGCACTGCACTATACACAATCAATCACACGGGATGTGTACCGAGGGAGTAGCCAACCAGAggattcaaaaaaataaaaaataaaataaaattaaacactcACGATGGCCTGTCCTCTAGTATCAGAGCTGTGGTAGACAACGGCTCAAACTCCAGGTTTTTCCGCCGCGCTGCAGAGAGCTGGACCTGGGAACCTGGAGCTGGTCCAACCTTCACCGGGTACTCCTTTACATAGAAACACAGGAAACAAGGGGACAAAAACATGTTTACAATGAGGTTTTAAAACCTACATGTAGGCTGTTCTTCACTGTGGtctacaatcaaatcaaattgtccCATGATTCGTAAACAGGTgttgactaacagtgaaatgcttacttacgggcccttgcaaaaaatgcagagagaaaaaatgtaataataaataaataaatattaataaCACGAggaatgagtaatgataacttggctaaaAACACAGGGTAGCAGTACTGAGTCCGATGTGCAGGGGCACGAGGTAATCGaggtatatatgtacatataggtaagaaaaagtgactaggcaacaggattgATAATAAACTGTAACAGCAGCGGGTGTGATGAGTCGAGAGTTATTGCAAAAGGGATCAATGCAGACAGCTAAATAGTTAACcaggactaactatttagcagtcttatggattgggggtagaagctgtccagggtcctgttggttttagacttggtgcatcggtaccacatgccgtgcggtagcagagaacagtctatgactcctTTTATGTGTGGATGGACCAGTTATTGTACATAACACACCAGTGTTCATCCATCAACTACGGCCCATCTTTGCTCCTGTAGAAGGCAGCCTAATGGctatgggaggcagggctgtcaggGCTAGGGACATTCTGTAGGCTTAATAGTGTCTACTTTGTCCTAGGCCTtttctgcactgtgtgtgtgtgtacgtacgtgtGATAAAAAACCTCATTCATAGACCCGGGTTAACCACAGGACAACAGATCTTTTATGAGGTTAGTCTGGATGAGACATAGTGATCATTCATCACCCCCACCCCGCTGGAGTTGGTTCCTCTATGCGTGATGTTCTCCCTCTCCCACAGTTAGTGTAGTCATGGATAATGCTTCTATTGTCATGTGAAGCAGGTAGGCAGAAGTACATCTGGTAGTCTGATGGGCGAAACATATTTTCTATAGTTCCATGCAGAAAGATGGTGAATAATATTTAGAAAAAAGGCATCCCATAGTCCCTGATTAAAGAGATTGTGATTAGGTGTTGATTCAGGCTCAACTGTCTGGAATATGatcctgatgaaacaaaaaccaGATGTATGCCAGTATATTGTAGTTTACTACTTTGTTGTGGAATGGGAATAGTCTAAGTGTAACATCCTACTTCTTGCCTTCATCATTATTCATTGAGCTTCAGTCTCAGTTGACCGCATCTGTAAACAAGCAcccagtgtgtctctgtctcaatcTCATTTAGAGCAGCTCAGAATCCCACCTGACTTGAGCATGGTAGGAATGCTAACCCACTCAGCGCAGTGCCGGGGTGCACATCCTCCATAACAGTCAGAGGAAGAGGGCCAGTGAGGAGTAGGGAGGGTGAGCTGTCAGAGACACCGCCACACAGCATGCAGAAGTGTGGTTAGGGGGGCAGAGTAGCCAGCTGGGGTCTCAGCTGCAGACTGcaacagcagagcagagagacagctACACACCATCCCCCACCACCACTAGTGGTTTAACCAATAACGCCCTTTCATCCAGACACCCACTCCTGTCCCTTTGCCTCAATTCCCACCTGTTGCAgacatacacaccaccaccagaaGCATCACAACAGAGACATTCAATGGACATTTCCATTCCATTAGTTTGAGTTGGTAATTCCTACAATGTTAAGAGTTCTAGAGTTTGGATACCAGATCATTTATATGACACCAGACCAACACAAATATATCTTGATCTTCATTCATTTTTATGGGTAGAACTCAAACAGGTTGTGGTTGAGTCCGATATAGAGTGATACTAACCTGCTGGATGGTGAAGGAGTCTTTAGGATCTTTAGTAGTGTTCTCCCTCAGGGGAACCTTTCCAAACAACCTCCACCCAGGAGCATTCTGAGAAGGTGGCTTTGGCTCTTTGGGCTTCCTAGAAAACAGGtttctggaggagagagagtgacaaatATTTAAAAGAAGAGACAGACATATCTGGAAGGAAAATGTACATGGTGAAAGAGGGTGGTACAAATCTCAGGGAAGTAGAGGATGGAAAGAAGGGTGTTGAGCAATGAAAAGATAACATGTACACACATGctcgcacaaacacacagtcccCTGAGGTTCCCAGGTTTTTATCCTGCCCTGTGTACCGTAAGTGTGTGAAGAGTCGGGTTGGGCCATCAGCGAAGCTGCAGTGATATGAGAGAGTTTCTGGCTGTCTGCTGGGTGGAGTGAGTGTGTGGTACAATGGGGGCCAGGTCAGCCATGTTTGTTCTTCCCTTGTTGTGAAGGAATTCAGAAAGGCACCCTCCCCAAGGTCGTGTTGCTACGGATTGTTGGATACAGTACATCAGTGATAACTCTTATACAAACGTGATCCAGGACACAGTCCATCATCTAACATCCTCAAACACCTGAAGATTATGATCATCATCGTCATCCCAACCATGCCATCATAATCACCTCAGTGGAATCAAACATAAGAATCCAGCTCCACAAACCAGTATTTCCTCTAATGCTGTGCACACAGGCAGTGGGACAGAGTGAGCCGTAGATCACTTGTTATTCATTTCAAAGTGATCAGCAGTGTGGTACAAACAAGTTAATTCCATCTGCAAACATGGATTCTGGTTGGATGAGGACGTTGACAATGATGGATGAGGACGTGCTCGTTGCTAGCTCAGCGTAGTACTAGGTGTTAGCCTATGCCTCCTCATAATGACTAAATGGCAACCTTGACTATCAAGAAGTGCAAGACACACAGTACCAGCAACACCACAAGTTATGAGTGTGTGCAGTGCTCACAAGAACCTTTGAGCTCAGTATCGATTGCAGTTAACATAGGATAATTGAACGACGTGCTGTGGCGATGCGTCTTACGCAGCCTGTAGCCTAACGGAGGTCTAACTTTAGTACTGTAGCTAGGAACCCTGTCCCTGCGCCACACCAAATGACAGGTTCCATTTCTCCGGGCCATGGATAAAAGATCTAGGAGCTGTGGGGCTGAGTAGCACAGGGCTCAGCCACAACACTCCTCACAGCACCTGTCACAAGCAGCTCTCTGTCATTAGACAACATTCTCACAAGTTAAGGAGGGGGTTCAGTTCGTTACGGTCTGGTCTGCATACAGGACGAAGAAAGTGCTTTGGAGATTTTAGTTTAGGAGGACTGTGCCGTGTGTATAATAAGCTTTAATAGAGAACTGCTACAAAGGCCTATCCTATATAGCTAGGCCTAGCAGTGATGACTTTCTAGAATAAGAGAGTGTCTCCACAGCATTGCAAGCAACTCAAAATCAATACTCTGAAATTGAATTGATTCAGCTCCAATAGTACAGTACTTTTATAGGGGTGAGAGTGGGGTAGGCGGGAGGGTAGCAGAGAGATCGAGACAGATAGAAAACATTTTCTCTGCAGTCTCATTGCTTGTTGTAGTATGAAATCCAGGCAATAAAGAGGTAGAACACCGCAATTCCCTCCAACATTACCCTGGGCTGCAGGAGAAACTGGAGGCCTGCAAATCTCATGAAGTCAACGCATGGAGGGAATAGTGTTACAGGTAGATGTTGTGTTGTACAGGATGTCTTATCCAGCTGTCAGGCTTCAGATTATATTTATCCTAGCTGATATTAAAATGcttcctgagtttaaagtctctTTGCTGTTCAAGCATTTTTGCTTTAATGGCACAAAACAATGACCCAGATGCCTTGTGCTTCATCAACCTGTTCATCTGTAGAAGTTGGACGACATGGGCTAATTTCATTCACAAGCTACACATCCACCCTCCTGTCAAACCCACATTAGCAGGATGATGATCATGAGGAGTTGTGATCGCTTTCTCCAGTCTGCTGCCTTGCACTGTAACGAACATGAAGGCGCACCAGATAAACAATGACATTGACCAGGCCTGCAGGTGCTTGAATAGATGCTCTCAGTAATTATGCATGGGCCTAGGATTGCAAAATTCCATTAActttcaaaacatattttttccaGAAATACAGGATTTCCTGCTCATCACCTCATAATTCCAGGAATTCTCataccaggatttctggaaaactggttatttggggaaagttaccagaatttcACAACCCTACAGTATGGGCAGAGTCACTACAAAACATGGTCATTATGGATAACCAGCTACAGTAATGAGCTGCTGGAAAAGGGTAGTTGGCTGCTTGTAGGGTAGCCCATCAGTCTCATTAACTATAAATGGCACTGTGGATGCCATCAGAAGTCTAACCCCTAAGGAGATAGGCCTCGCTTAACTATTGCTTAGTCTACCATATCCTTTATTACCACAATAACTGACTAATATCCATTACTACTCTCAACACATGCTCACTATGGTAATTCAACATATGGCATTCCGAAATAAGATGTTTCCCAACACGTGTATGCGTGGGTTTGTTGTAGTGGtggtgagggagtgtgtgtgagcaagtgcAGTGATGGTTACGCTTTTCATATTACCTGGTGAAAAAATCTGAGATTCCAAACTTCTTAGAAGAGGACAGAACTGTCGACCCGTCGGGGAGTTTCTCTGGGGCACTTTGACGACGACCGACATCATAAGTGTTTCTAGAGCAGTCCGCACCCCCCTCATCTCCAAATAACATGTCCCCATCCTCCGGGCTGAGAGGGGTGGCATCACAGCTgagagagactgtgatgtttGGGTTAGTCCTGAGGCTGAGAGGCCTAGCTGGGAGACTGCACTCACTCAAATCCTCTCTCATGCTGGGTTCTGTGTTTGGACTGTTGGTGTTTTCAGAAAGTGTtgacggagagggagacgggaGTTTGGCACTTGATTCTGAAGGGACACCCTCAGAGTCCGGAACACTACTCGCTGCATCGGGGGGCTTGGCAGCTGCTGGGGGAGCTCCCTCTGGGCTGCTATGCCTCAACCCCGTGCTGTTTCTCTCACATAATGCAGGTGATGACTGGATGTTTTGGAGCTGCAGATTAGAAGCATGCACCACGACGACATCAAATGGAACATTTGTGGTTCTTTCTGAGGAAACAGCATCCAAATCACATGTGGCTTCAGTGTTTACAGTATGCAGGCCACCATTTGCTACATTTACTTCCATGACAGAGCAGTCAAGTCCTTGGCATAGCAGTCGGTTGCATGTGTCCATCTGGCTACAATAATCAGTATCCACATCTGTAGACCAATCATCATTTGATAAATAACAATCCATATCCCCATTGGCCATTTTCATGTCCAAATCAACAGAGTCCGTGAAAGTGTAATTCTGTTGAGGGTTGTCTATAGGCCTACatgacaatggagagagagatggcggcTGTGGCCCTGGCTCCATATTAGAATCCCCCTCGTTCAGTGTACCCGAGTTGGAATCTTGAGTCTCCCCCTCATAATCCAGTTTTCCCCGCTGTGAAACACGAGCCAGCTGCAGTAACATTCCGTTCCCCTCCTCGTGTCTGTAGGCGCTTGCGGCTGTGTCTGAGCAGGAAAAGGGCCCCCCGTTCCCCCCTCCGTCAGCTTCCGACCCGACCATCAGCTGAACCGATGACTCAGTAAATCCATTAAATCTGTGGTCGTTCGGGTGCGGTGGGTCGTTGCACAGGTTTGAAATTACACCGCTTTCATGCATCTGAATGGGGAGACAGTCTGCAACCAAATCCCGCATTATTGTATTCCCAACTCGGACGTTCTGCGATGGTAACACGACACATTCAACGATTGGACTCTTCCCATTGCTGGCTATATAAACATAACCTTTCCCCGTTTGACCCTCATCCGCCGCGCATACTCGGCTTCCGTTGTCGATCAATGGGCGAGAGGTTGCTATTATATTACAGTCGGCATGTGAACCGTAAGATTTACCTGCCTCTTCATTTTCGTTGACATCGACGGGCAAAACAAGAACCACATCTCCATGTTCTGCTGTTTCCATTTCATGTACCCTCCGCGAAGCTGGTTATAGCTTCGGACATAAAATCCTGCAGCGTCGCCCTCTCGGACGTCTGAGCTCCCAGTCTTCGTTGTTCTTTGAGAGCGTGACCATGTTTTGTAGTCTGTCGTTTTTAATCTGGCAGACCCACAAAAACAGCATACTGTTTTGATGAACGTTTGGTCAAAATAACATTTCAATCGGGCCTGTGCTGTAACAGATTAATGCAATCCCTATGTACCAGTCAGCAGCACTAATACCACAACCAGTAGCCATTTTGAAGTGTTCATTACGTCACGTCTTTCCGGACTCGCTAAACCCAAAAGTCAGATGTCTTGGATACGAAGTGACATCTTCTTTTGAGAAAGCGTAATTACATATAGGAATAAACCACAGGCTACATACTCTGTGGAATAAACTTGCATGATATTTTTCTGTGATAGCCTATTGATATAGCTAGCCTACCTTTTTAAATAGTTGAACCAAAGACAATAACCTTTTGGTTGAATAGTGGCCATATTTAGGCTggattgtatttttattttatagagGGAAAATGGAGTTATGTATTTGAGTGTGATACCAATTAATCGTCTGAAAGTTGCCCACgtttgctctgtctctctcgtgcTCAAGTTCTCGGTGGAACCGCCAGGGGACGTTGTGACCACGCTTGAAACACGACTTTAAGTGCAGTAGGCAAAGgccaaataaactcagcaaaaaaagaaacgtccctttttcaggaccctgcctttcaaagataattcgtaaaaatccaaataacttcacagatcttcattgtaaagagtttaaacactgtttcccatgcttgttcaatgaaccataaacaagtaatggacatgcacctgtggaacggtcattaagacactagcagcttacagatggtaggcaattaaggtcacagttatgaaaacttaggacactaaagagtattttctactgactctgaaaaacaccaaaataaagatgcccagggtccctgctcatctgtgtgaacttgccttaggcatgctgcaaagaggcatgaggactgcagatgtggccagggcaataaattgcaatattcGTACTGAGACAGCTAAGACACCGCTACAGGGaggcaggacggacagctgatctttctcgcagtggcagaccacgtgtaacaacacctgcacaggatcgatacatccgaacatcacacctgcgggacaggtacaggatggcaacaacaactgcccgaggtaCACCAGGAAtgtacaatccctccatcagtccgtaataggctg from Oncorhynchus mykiss isolate Arlee chromosome 1, USDA_OmykA_1.1, whole genome shotgun sequence includes:
- the tbc1d12a gene encoding TBC1 domain family member 12, with translation METAEHGDVVLVLPVDVNENEEAGKSYGSHADCNIIATSRPLIDNGSRVCAADEGQTGKGYVYIASNGKSPIVECVVLPSQNVRVGNTIMRDLVADCLPIQMHESGVISNLCNDPPHPNDHRFNGFTESSVQLMVGSEADGGGNGGPFSCSDTAASAYRHEEGNGMLLQLARVSQRGKLDYEGETQDSNSGTLNEGDSNMEPGPQPPSLSPLSCRPIDNPQQNYTFTDSVDLDMKMANGDMDCYLSNDDWSTDVDTDYCSQMDTCNRLLCQGLDCSVMEVNVANGGLHTVNTEATCDLDAVSSERTTNVPFDVVVVHASNLQLQNIQSSPALCERNSTGLRHSSPEGAPPAAAKPPDAASSVPDSEGVPSESSAKLPSPSPSTLSENTNSPNTEPSMREDLSECSLPARPLSLRTNPNITVSLSCDATPLSPEDGDMLFGDEGGADCSRNTYDVGRRQSAPEKLPDGSTVLSSSKKFGISDFFTRNLFSRKPKEPKPPSQNAPGWRLFGKVPLRENTTKDPKDSFTIQQEYPVKVGPAPGSQVQLSAARRKNLEFEPLSTTALILEDRPSNLPAKSVEEAMRHKQEYDEMVAGAKRRELKEAQKKKRRMKERFKQEDSIANAMVIWNNDVLPNWDCMRNTRRVRELWWQGLPPSVRGRVWSLAIGNELNITPELFEIFLSRAKERWKSFSETSSENETEDSGSLQADRESSLDLIKLDISRTFPSLFIFQKGGPYHDLLHSVLGAYTCYRPDVGYVQGMSFIAAVLILNLEEADAFIAFANLLNKPCQMAFFRVDHDLMLKYFAAFEVFFEENLPRLFNHFQINNLTPDLYLIDWIFTLYSKSLPLDVACRVWDVFCRDGEECLFRTGLGILRLYQEVLLQMDFIHMAQFLTRLPDDMAADNLFSCITATQMLSSNRKWGQVFSALMKDGSKEMANHSPAPRS